One stretch of Salmo trutta chromosome 7, fSalTru1.1, whole genome shotgun sequence DNA includes these proteins:
- the LOC115196822 gene encoding nuclear pore complex protein Nup93 — protein sequence MEAEGFGELLQQAEQLAAETEAVSELPHVERNLQEIQQAGERLRSRTLTRTSQDAADVKASILLGSRGLDIFHISQRLESLSAATTFEPLEPVKDTDIQGFLKNERDNALLSAIEESRRRTFLLAEEYHRESMLVQWEQVKQRVLHTLLGAGEDALDFSQDIEPSFVSDAAVPGRSALDSVEVAYGRQIYVFNEKIVNGHVQPNLGDLCASVVDSLDDKNVSDMWLMVKQMTDVLLVPAKDTLKSRTALDMQVAFVTQALQFLQNSYKNYTMVTVFGNLHQAQLGGVPGTYQLVRSFLNIKLPGPLPGMQDGEVEGHPVWALIYYCLRCGDLGAAMQVVNRAQHQLGDFKTWFQEYMNSPDRRLAPATENKLRLHYRRVLRNCADPYKRAVYCLIGKCDIADNHGDVADKTEDYLWLKLNQVCFDDDGSSAPQDRLTLAQLQKQLLEDYGESHFSASQQPFLYFQVLFLTAQFEAAVAFLFRVERLRSHAVHVALVLYELRLLLKSSGQSAQLLSQEAGDPPMVRRLNFIRLLMLYTRKFESTDPREALQYFYFLRNEKNSQGENMFMCCVSELVIESREFDMLLGRLEKDGSRKPGVIDKFAGDTRAIITKVALEAENKGLFEEAVRLYELAKNPDKVLELMNRLLSPVIAQVSAAQSNKERLKNTAVAIAERYRTQGVAGEKSADSTFYLLLDLMTFFDEYHAGNIDRAYDVMERLKLVPLSQDSVEERVAAFRNFSDEVRHNLSEVLLATMNILFTQCKRLKGATAGTPGRPQRSIEDRDSQLRSQARALITFAGIIPYRMAGDTNARLVQMEVLMN from the exons ATGGAAGCGGAGGGCTTTGGAGAACTCCTGCAGCAGGCAGAGCAGCTTGCAGCAGAGACTGAGGCCGTGTCTGAGCTTCCTCATGTTGAGAGGAACCTTCAGGAGATCCAGCAGGCTGGAGAGAGGCTACGCTCCCGCACCTTAACTCGAACATCACAAGACGCTGCTGACGTGAAAGC GTCCATCCTCCTGGGGTCCAGAGGCCTGGACATCTTCCACATCTCCCAGCGTCTGGAGAGCCTGAGTGCTGCCACAACCTTTGAACCTTTAGAGCCAGTGAAGGACACTGACATCCAG GGCTTTCTGAAGAATGAGAGGGACAATGCGCTGCTCTCTGCCATTGAGGAGTCACGTCGCAGG ACGTTCCTCTTGGCAGAGGAGTACCACCGTGAGTCCATGCTGGTTCAGTGGGAGCAGGTGAAACAGAGAGTACTGCACACCTTGTTGGGAGCAGGGGAAGATGCTCTGGACTTCAGCCAAGACATAGAG CCCAGCTTTGTGAGTGACGCAGCAGTTCCTGGACGGAGTGCTCTTGACAGCGTGGAGGTGGCCTATGGACGACAG ATCTACGTTTTTAATGAGAAGATAGTGAATGGACATGTCCAGCCCAACCTGGGAGACCTCTGTGCCTCAGTGGTAGACAGCCTGGATGACAAG AACGTGTCGGACATGTGGTTAATGGTGAAGCAGATGACAGACGTGCTGCTGGTCCCAGCTAAAGACACGCTGAAGAGCCGCACGGCCTTGGACATGCAGGTGGCTTTCGTCACGCAGGCCCTGCAGTTCCTGCAGAACAG CTATAAGAACTACACCATGGTGACGGTGTTTGGGAACCTGCACCAGGCCCAGCTAGGAGGAGTCCCTGGCACCTATCAGCTGGTGCGCAGCTTCCTCAACATCAAACTGCCAGGGCCTCTGCCAGGCATGCAG GATGGTGAGGTGGAGGGTCACCCAGTCTGGGCTCTGATCTACTACTGCCTGCGCTGTGGGGACCTGGGGGCTGCCATGCAGGTGGTGAACCGGGCTCAGCACCAGCTGGGAGACTTCAAGACCTGGTTCCAGGAGTACATGAATAGCCCTGACAGACG CCTGGCCCCCGCCACAGAGAACAAGCTGCGTCTCCACTACCGCAGAGTGCTCAGGAACTGTGCTGACCCCTACAAGAGGGCCGTGTACTGCCTCATCGGGAAGTGTGACATCGCAGACAACCATGGAGACGTGGCCGACAAGACCGAGGACTACCTGTGGCTTAAG CTCAACCAGGTGTGCTTCGATGACGACGGCAGCAGTGCTCCTCAGGATAGACTGACATTGGCCCAGCTACAGAAACAGCTTCTAGAGGACTACG GAGAGTCCCACTTCTCGGCCAGCCAACAGCCGTTCCTGTACTTCCAGGTGCTGTTCCTCACGGCCCAGTTTGAGGCTGCTGTGGCCTTCCTGTTCCGGGTGGAGCGTCTACGCAGTCATGCAGTTCACGTGGCTCTGGTTCTCTACGAGCTACGGCTGCTGCTCAAGTCATCAGGACAGAGCGCACAACTGT TGAGTCAGGAAGCTGGGGACCCCCCTATGGTGCGTCGGCTCAACTTCATCCGGCTGCTCATGCTCTACACGCGCAAGTTTGAGTCCACAGACCCCCGGGAGGCTCTACAGTACTTCTACTTCCTGCG GAATGAAAAAAACAGCCAAGGGGAGAACATGTTCATGTGCTGTGTTAGCGAGCTGGTGATTGAGAGTCgagagtttgacatgcttctaggAAGACTGGAAAAAGATGGCAGCAGAAAG CCTGGAGTGATTGATAAATTTGCCGGAGACACTCGAGCCATTATCACAAAAGTGGCGCTGGAGGCTGAGAACAAGGGCCTGTTTGAGGAAGCAGTCAGACTGTATGAGCTGGCCAAG AATCCAGACAAGGTCTTAGAGCTGATGAACAGGCTGCTGAGTCCCGTTATCGCCCAAGTCAGCGCTGCCCAGTCCAACAAGGAGAGACTGAAGAACACTGCTGTTGCCATCGCTGAGCG CTACCGGACCCAGGGTGTTGCTGGAGAGAAGTCTGCAGACAGCACCTTTTACCTGCTGCTGGACCTCATGACCTTCTTTGATGAGTACCATGCTGGAAACATAGACCGGGCCTACGAT gtgATGGAGAGACTGAAGCTGGTCCCTTTGAGTCAAGACAGTGTGGAGGAAAGGGTTGCTGCATTTCGCAATTTCAGTGATGag